One Vicia villosa cultivar HV-30 ecotype Madison, WI linkage group LG5, Vvil1.0, whole genome shotgun sequence genomic window, TCATTACGAAGTTCAAACAACATTGGATAATCAATATGCAGAGATGCTGCAGATTAGACTCAAGATTAGTATTGAAAACTTATAAATAAGATACATATTCACCTGGGAAAAGAGTACAAAATAAATAGCATTCCAACAGTGGCATAACTAACCTAGACGATCCAGGGCTGATGGCGGCATTATAACTGAAGCACAACGATAATTTAATTTCCATATTAGAAAGGAACAAATAGAACAAATTATTCCAAAAATTAAGAGCTAACATGGACATTGTAACTTACTTTTGTCACCACTTTCAAGTTGGGGCTGCAGGATTGATATGCAAAACATAATAAGACAGAAAAGTTAGaatagtttttcaaaacaattgaTTTATACTTTTATGGATGTCACAACTCATGTTAACTACAAAAGACTAGAGATTAAGTACACTTCAATTGGAtatgtatagtttttttttttttagatttgacATTTCGGCTTCAATATCGTttaataattttatcaaacatttGGTTTAAACATTAAGAATGTTAGAACTCTCATACAAGTACAATTGCTTTTATAGATCAAGCCACTTTGATTGAGTATCTTTAGTTTCTTTCATTAGTTTTGACATTTCATGCTTCAACATTCTACATTTTCTACTATCTTCTAAGTCTGTCTTCCAATATCTTCTGGTATTTAAGGAAATATGAAGGAGAGGCAATAACTTTAAACTTTCGATGAAAATGGGATTTCAATCTGTATAGCAAGTTGACAATTCTGCTCATAATTCCATTTTTCATAAGTAAATGTTAATTTCCCTGAACAACTACAAAATTTGGATCATACAGTATCATTTTCATCATGATTGACTCTCCAAATATAGATTATTTTATTCATAACCCATCATAGTTAGAATTTTGGCTCTCCAATGGGTCCACCAAGGTTTCTGTGCAACTTAGATCCTTTGGACCTGCTATGGGCCGAATAAACACTTCGGTCGCGTAGACACACAAAGAATTAACCTGTTGGACTTGGCAACATTCCAACAATGATGCCTCCTAGGAATCTAACTCGGGTTCTCTTATTTGTGGTCAGAGTGTGTATCCACTCCAACCAAACGCCTTTTTAAATTTATGATAAACACTACCTAGTTAACGGATAAGGACACTAACATAAGCTCCCATCTATTGCAGATGATATACACTAGAAAGAATACCTGAAAATATGTAGAAATAAGAAATAACTCCTGCCTGAGTTTAGTAACACATACACAGTACATTTAACAGTGGCAATGAGCATAAAACCAATGATCAATCAAGCTGGAATTAACTGTCCctaaagattttcaaaatctaagtACATAAAACTAGACAATGTTGTCAACTGCAGATAGCAGAAAATAGAAGATTGTTAAAATTCTGCCATGCAATAGTGATGTAGTGCCGCTATGGCTGCTATTTGATATCATTTGTACTAAATGGCTATAGTGGTTTATCCAAATTCAGCTACAATATAGTGGTATGGCGTCGCTACAGCGGCTATTTAACAACATTGATATAAGAAATAGAAGCCTAAGAGGCATGCTAACCTTTTCAATAAAAGAAGCAGGGTAGCATCGATACGTCTGCTCAAACGACGTCCCGTGGTATCCATATCCATCGAAAAACTGTGTCAAGAGTACAGACAGTAGTTAAATTGTAATACACAACAAATATCACCACAAATCATAAGATCAATAATGCATACAACTAgtaaagttataaaaaaaatattgatgaaTTAGTTTACAAATTCCAAAGAAACCCATAAACATTTGTGTGAAGCATACCATTTTCAGTTGTGCGGATTGAAACACCAGAGTATCAACTCTGGAAGCTCCTGTGAGAGTAAACTTCTACATGAGTAACTCATAGAAAGAAAAATTCTATAATACAAAACAATAAACAGAGTAAACTAGATTCCTAAACTTAACAAGCAATCTCCACCGAACTCAGTGaaatcaaaaattgaagaaaaaaacaagCAATTGATGAAACCCTAAAACCCAGAGAATCGGTCTCGCACACCGTAGAAATGGAAAcagtatcatcatcatcatcgttcaATAAAACAACAAGTGGTAATTAAAGtaaatagtaataaaaatagAGAAAGCATCGGAGAAAATTGAGAGTAAAATAGGATCCATGAGTGAAAGATAAAAATGGAAGAGTTAGGGAGAAAGAAAcctgatgaagatgatgatttgaTCTGAGAATTTTGAGAGATAAAGGAACACGAAacgaatataataaataaataatatttgttggagtgttgaaaaaaatgaatgaagaGAAGTGAATAACAAGAGTGTAAGAAACAAAACCCAACCCTCTGTGTCGTGCGCTTACGTGCCACTAACAATGGGCCGGGCTTTTCTAAAAGTATAATGTGCAAAATTAGGAGTATTTAGTTGAGAATTTATTTGTCACCCGAAGTTATACATGTAACCCCCCATTttacattattttcaaaaattttctgacactatttattcaaaaaaaaattattgttgccaaaatcatcaaaaatcaaattttcgGTATCGCAAAGCAAATGTTCGGTATCTTTTTTTGGCCGATATCTgaaattctttgttttttacaAAATTCAAGTATCCatttaccagaaatttcaaaatttccggtgcGATTTACCGGAGATTTTAAAAATTCCGATTATTTTACAAAATTCATTACACCATCCCGGAAATTTCACGAACTTCCGGTAGAAAATCAATAACAGAAAATTCTTTAAAACCTGAAATTTCTGGTATGGCAGATGAAGTTTTATATCTTTGTGGGTCGGTTCAGACATTGGAAAGAATTGTCTAGGAAGTGATTGTAGTTTTTTTATAATGCATCTATGTATgacatttattatatttatatattaagacAGTTCGTTATTTTACCGTgtattttattcaagttttaaaaaaaggaaaaaaaaaaattaagtcccAATATTACcggaaatttgaaaatcttcgttATTTTTCATATaccagaaattttaaattttcggtAATTTTATGAACTTAAGTCACACTGGAAATTTAAAATATCCggtattttttttcatatactAGGTATTTCAAATTTCTGGTATTAATTTTAACTGCTGCTACATaccgaaaatttgaaatatttggtaccggaaattttaaatttcCGATATGTGTAGCATCAGGCACGGTAAATTTGTAAATCCAACCAAATTTCCGGTATTTATATGAAATTTCAGGTACGGTACCGAAAAAATCTGGTATTTTACAAGGATAATTTGGCAAAAACGCTCTATTTGAGAGTGGCATGTATAAAATGAGGGGTGGCAAGATAAATTCTCAATTTAATTTACCACCCCAAAATTAAACCTGACACCGCCTATATTCTCTtaattccaaaaatattttttgcgTTAAAAAAGGAATAACTTTTCCAAACTaaatttttgataaaatattGGAAATTTTTAGGATAAACAAAATTTTTGATAGTTCATTTGAAATTTctaataagttataatttttttcataaatttttaattCTACCATTTTGTACCAGAAATTTAGTTGAAGGGTCAAATTTTCGGCAGTATATTGACTTAAAAAAATTTAACGGTCAGAATTATGCTAACAATTTTTTAGGATAGTGATTTCACAAACAATTTTGTGTAGTCTAGAATGAATCCAAAGTTGTATAAATAAGAGCATATATTATAGAGAAAGACatctaaaaaaaatgtttttcctCAACTTTTGATTAAGGCAGAAGTGTACTCGGAGACAAACCTCCTATTATGTTCAAGATTTCAGATGGCACCACATCTCTAGCCAACTTGACATCCAAGTTGAATGAATTGTTGCATGATACCAATAACAAAAATGGTGAGAAAGATCGAGTTTTGTGAAGATTGAATTGATAGTAATGGAATGGTGAAATACAGCCTAATTAAGTTAATAACCGGTGAAGATGTGATGGTCATGTGGAAATCATTTTGTCGTATGATAACTAGGGGGCAGATCAAGTTTGATGTGCAGATTTCAAGATCTATCGACGATATAATCAAGATGTTCAAAAGGGAGTTACGGAATATATCGTAACAAGATGGTGAGTTCTGGAAATCCTTAGAACATATCAAGTGGTGTCTGACAATCCTTGGACTGAAACAAATGAGATACATAAATTCATCGAATTCTCACGAGATTCTGAATTATTGGACAAGAACTTGTCTTTGTATGTGTCAAGCAATATTGGTATTTTCCCTACGGGTATAGCATTGATGACGGTCAGTCTTAGGGAATGCAAATGAGTATCCCACATAACTTGTGATATGCATGAGATCTATTTTTTATGCGTGCTATATACGGTGTAGCATGAAATggtatgcatgatttgatgctaATGCATACATGGTCCATGCATGAGTAATGCATACATGATAATGGTTTGGCTGTTTCGACCAGAGAATGTTCTTTTGcaacaaatattttgtaaaagTAGGTTATGTTATAGGGTATTGTGCAAGAATGATTCCCCGACATCCATCTTAAACTCCAAGGTTGTTGATATATTGTAGAATTTGCTTGCATACTTGAGAACTTGCCTCTGTCATTTGAGTTTATAAGAGATTTGTCACAATACGAGTTCTATAAGAGACAAATCTTAAATCCATAGTCTATTGTTACAAATCTTAAATCCATCTTAAACTCCAAGAGAACTTGCCTCTGTCATTTATGCAATTTATCTTGCCCCAGTCTATTAAGTCTATAAGAGATTTGTCACAATACGAGTTCTGAAACAGCTCTTCGTAATGTGACCTTGAGATGATTTTCCCCAATTCTCATGAATCTTGAAGCAGTCTTCCCATGATTAATAGATTTTAGGAGGGATTTACCTTTGACCAACATATTCTTTTGGCGATTTTCCCCTGCTGTGAGTGATTCTTGAAGTGATTTTCCCCTGATGGGACCTCTTAGAAATGATTAAATTCTTCAACGAATTAGTCATTTTTGGGATTTCCTCAGTGCCAAGTGCTTATTTGcagataaaattattcatttaaaaatggtaattttaatgtcATGCTCGTGCAAATTGTGAAATCAAAGTTATTATTGAGATCACGTTGTGAAGTACGTGTTTACCCAGAattttggtaaacaaccgctagtttcTTAATAAAGGTTATTTTACAGGATCAACTAGTAAATCTTAGAACTTTTATTGTGCTATAAAGTGTGTGCTGTAATTGCTGCTTGTATTAAATGAATAATGAGACAAACTGTTGAAAAAGAAATGACTTGGGATTCAAGAAAATAACATAAAGAAAATGCAGAACATAAAAAGTGATTTGAACTTTGATATAAAGTAGATACATTGCATGAAAAAGAAATGGTACACATACGTACATTCTCAGGAATAACACTTGTTTCTCACTTTTGACACAGAGATTCAGAGTTTCCTCTAACAATGTAAAAATGCGGACCTCGAAAACTACAAATATTGCTACTTATATAGATATTCTAACTAATAACTACCCTAACGGTCGACTAAACACATGCCACCATGTATCCCAGCCATGCAGCATTCGCCTGCCATGCTTCCATGTGTCTCTGAAGTAATTGTTCGATCTTATCTGTTATCTTCGACTTCGACTAACTTCAAAATACAATAGAATATTTCCAAGTTTTTTCCTCCCAGGCATAGTGCCTGCGAAACCATCGACTTCGACTATATGTCAATTTTTTCGAAGGCTCTTCAACTTGAAAGATTCATTTATACCTTATAGAAAATACCTTTGGAGTCGGCTTAACACAATTTTGCTCACCCTCTTCTTCTTGCGCACAAACATCACTCATCCTTTATCATTCTTGCCAGAAACGGTGGTTCACGCATAACCTCCTTATGTCTCCAAACAATTCTGGATGTCATCCATCACATCCTCCCTTCATCGACATTACAAAACATCACTAATCCCTCTCCTTCTGCACTCCAAACACCACCACACCCTTTTCTATTCAAACTCCCCCTAACAACATCACAAATCACGCCCTTCTTTGAATCCGCAACAACTTCTCTCGCTCCGGAAACCGTCCACCACCACCTTCCGACGTCCGTCGTGCCGATGAGAATCAACAAATTCTGCTTAATCTCCCTCCGTTAGACTCTCCGTTAACAACTCGCCGCTATATATCGATGATATTTCATGCCTCTTTCATCATTGCAACTCGGAATTCGGTAACGATATGGAtcagatttttgtttgttttattgcgTATTTGTTGTTTCTGTGCTTTTTTTTGAACGTCGATTATGTTCGCTTATTTTTACCATGGCTCTGCTAAATTTGTTTTGATATTGTAATATCATGTAATGTTGTAAAAGAATTGGCATTGTATTatgtgttgttttttgttttctttgtgTTAAAATTGATTTCAAACGTGTTACACACGTTCAACGTTGTTTGTTGACAATATTACGTTACACCATTTCATATGTTAGCTTAACTTGCACGTTACACGAATTTGCATGCGTTAGCTCAATATATGTGTGTTACAATGCTTTTTGATTCTATTATGATAAATGTGTGTTGGCTATGATTATTATATGCGCGTAATTTTCGTGTCATTTTGTTGCGTGTTTGTATCCGACACTGTGTTTCGTACAATACATGGCGTTAAGTTACACCCTCGCGTTAGAATTTACGACCTCGTATTAGAATTCGCGGCCTCACATTAGAGTTCACAATCTCGTGTTAGATTTTGTGACCTCAAGTTAGAATTTGCGATCTCACGTTAGAATTTCTGCATGTTACAATTTGCGTCCTTGCGTCGTTTTTAGTTATTTTGCATTATGATTTAATCGGATTTGGAatcttttcataattaaaatcGAATGAAAAGGGAATGGGTGGGTGAGCATCCACTTGTTCCTCGAATACACAATTGGTTGGTGTACGCCATATTGTTTGAACACTCATCTTCtgaataaaatacattaatcgaACTTGGATGAAAAGGGAATGGGTGGATGCACAACCACATGCTCCTTGAATAAACAGTTGGTTGGCGTACACCATATTGGTCGAATATTCGTCTTCCGCCAACAAATTCCAAATTACAAAATTGGATGAAACGGGAATGGATGGATGCACATCCGCACACGCTCCACGAGTAAACGATTGGTTGGCATACGCCATATTGATCGAACTATATTTTTCTGCCTTAGCACAATTAGCGAAAACCTTTTCACAAACGAGTGATGCTTTATCCATTTCGACGTGAAACAAACAAACGCTTCAGCCTCCAAGCGCGAGCAACAAGCAATATTTAGTTGCTCGATACGACCTAAGCATCATTCCTTAAAATCAACCAACACACAAACATTTGCTACAAAAGAACTACATAGCTTTGGATTCATCATCACACCAGAGGATACATAAGAACGAGATTCGCAATCTTGTCACGCActctaaataaaaatttatttttagttccTCCTTTTTTATTTACATAACGCATAATAATTAGAAGAAAGCAAATATCTTAAGGTAACATTCATATtcgcaaaactaactaaatggatcCCGTTGAGTACAACGGATGAGAGAGGTGCTAATATCTTCCCTTCGCATAACTAACTCTTGAACCTGAATTTGGTTGGGACGaccatatttttgttattttaggattttatagaaattttccctttccttttggaataaataaacaTTACGCTGCGACAACAATATCATTTGATTATTTTCCAGATGTTATATGCTGAAGATTCACAACTTTATCTTCCATAGGTTCTATAATGAACTGGTGACGAAtgtcaatgtgcttggtcctacTCTGTTGAGCAGGATTCTTAGAAATATTAATAGCATTCAGGTTGTCACAGACCAATGTCAAGACATCTTATCCCACATTATACTCTTTTAACATTTTCTTCATCCAGAGTAATTGTGTACCACTGCTCCCTGCAACAATGTATTCAGCTTCATCAATAGATAATGTCACACAATTTTTCTTTTTACTGAGGCAAGATATTAAGCTTATGCATCCACCAGATGTACACTTCCTATCATCTAAATTATCATCATCATAAATGTTACTTATCGGATTCTCCTTGTCTTTCACAAAAACATCCTCCAGCAGGTGAACAACTTCTTCAAATGTCAAAGCTTCATTTGACAGCCCATTTCAAGGCACATCCTCTTGTGATACAAACACTTCCATTTCAACATACTTTCCTCATAATGGAAAGACATGTTGtcgaagagagaaagagaaacatTTGTGAGAATCCTTGTGACACCTTCCATTTTCTATATGGTGGACACAATGTCCAAGAATTTTACTTTAGCGACCATCTTTGATTCACTTGTTTGAACAAGCTTTCTATTTAATTCATAATTAGTAAGCGCAACTTGCTCATCCTTCCTATAAGTTGGAAACTCAGTCACCCAACATGTCACATAAGTTGTCTGAAACATCTTATTAGACATTTTTGATGATATCTTTAAGCATTTTGTTACTCCACATGAGTACCACCACTTCCAGCATATATTCTTTAGGAATTAATGGTGTAGTCCTTCATTTGCTTCACTTTGAACTCAAGAAAGTAGGTAACATCTTCTACCATGCTTAACTCATACCGCATTTATTGCACATAATGCTCTAACATTTTTACTGACAACCTATTGGGGAAGAatttttcacatccatttgataaagtcCGAGCTTCATAATAAACGATCGTTTTGGTACCAACCTGATGGCTCCCAGATAGACAATAGGATCAAGAGTTTCAACATCATAAAATCTTCCATCTTCTTCACCAGATAGCATGGTGTTTTCTAATTTGTCAACAACAACATGGTCTTCATCGATACTACTGAGATCAAAGTCTTCATCTTCCATATCTTCACACAGTGTCTTAACAATTTTCTCCAAATCTTCTACTACATGATTCTTCTTTCCTTTTGATGCAAACGACCTTTTCTCATTAACAACACCGCTATGGGTTACAACAGATTCAGTCTTACCATGAACATAATCATCATTCCTCACAAAATTATTCTCAGGGCTCACATCTTCATTCTCTTTATGAATTTGAGATTTTGTCAACATGTCAGACAATATGTTTATAGGCCCTTACATGAGTGGCACATTAATCCTATTTCCACCAGCAATTAGATTACACTTACTACCATTTGGAATGTTGAGAAAATCAATATTTGGAACATACTTCTTATGACTATGGTTCAACTGACTCAAAGGGAAAACCAATGTCAGTTTCACCAGACACACTATCACGTTGTTGATTGATCAAAACTTTAGAGATATATGAAGGAATTTCACTAGAAAGAATTTTGCCATATTACTATTCTTCTTTAGCTTCTTTTTCTAAACCACTCGGGAGAAAAAGAAACGTCATCGTTGAGAAAAAAGAGAGATGCGCGTCAGAGAGTttagttaaaacaaaatgaacccTTTCAATTTTGAAAATCGAGGGGTAGAAGATctctttatttttaaatcaattacAAAATAATCAAATACATAAGAATAGTTAATATGGtggaaaaaaaaatcaagataGCAAATCTCTTTATTTTATACATAATAACTTTCAACCTAACaattacttttaaaaaaactATTCACCTAATAGAACGTTGTCAAATAAAAACGGGTGGTTTAGCTAATTCGTCACGCCGTTGCGATTAGCATGCTGCAATCACGCCTAATTTTAATTAACCTCTCTAAATATAGCCAAATCTCACCAACATTGTTCACAAAAACATAACACAAACTTAATTAACCAATCTATTTTCTCCTAATCTCTCTCTTCTCATTCTCATTTCCAATTCCAATTCAAATTTCTCATTCAttcatcacaaaaaaaaaaattgtactaaATTTCTTCATTATCATCATTTCTAATTTCCGTTACCATGAAATCACTGTTCCACCGTAACCCATCGTCATCCTCAACGCCATCGCGCTCAGCCTCCCTCTCCGTGCGCTCACGCGCGCGTCTCGCGGGTGAGCTCGAAGAAGTATTCAAGAAATTCGACGTCAATGGCGACGGCAAGATCTCGGCCTCGGAACTCGGATCCATCATGGGAAGCCTAGGCCAACCTGCGACCGAGGAGGAACTCAACAACATGATCCGCGAGGTTGACGGCGACGGCGACGGTTGCATCAGTTTACCGGAGTTCATTGAGTTGAATACCAAAGGCGTTGATTCGGATGAGATCTTGGAGAATCTGAAGGATGCGTTTGCGGTGTTTGATATGGATGGGAACGGGTCGATTACGGCGGAGGAGTTGAATACGGTTATGAGGAGTCTCGGGGAGGAGTGTTCGTTGGCGGAGTGTAGGAGGATGATTGGGGGTGTGGATAGTGATGGTGATGGGACGATTGATTTTGAGGAGtttaggatgatgatgatgatgggttCTCGTCATGATACGACGGATAGGGTCAAACCTGAGCCTATGCCTACGGAATGAATTGATTTAATTGTTattgggatttttttttttttaatatatgctTTTGTTCCTCGTTGCTATAAAATTGAAGCTATGAAAAAAATGATAAAGTTTCttgatattattttatgtaatttaaaTATTTGTAGTAGATTCTATCATGGATTTTTTTAATCTCTTTTTTAgttgttttaa contains:
- the LOC131608253 gene encoding probable calcium-binding protein CML25, with the protein product MKSLFHRNPSSSSTPSRSASLSVRSRARLAGELEEVFKKFDVNGDGKISASELGSIMGSLGQPATEEELNNMIREVDGDGDGCISLPEFIELNTKGVDSDEILENLKDAFAVFDMDGNGSITAEELNTVMRSLGEECSLAECRRMIGGVDSDGDGTIDFEEFRMMMMMGSRHDTTDRVKPEPMPTE